A single window of Nicotiana sylvestris chromosome 5, ASM39365v2, whole genome shotgun sequence DNA harbors:
- the LOC104216874 gene encoding uncharacterized protein produces MDNLEHDWMYKRLDNRGGIISRFITGVNKFLQFACSRRNHISGDNVRCPCKKYHNIKYMDVETVKFHLYQYGFVENYFLWKYQGEKNVTGEMSSSGDFHGVAQPGSGYENPYRQMVLDATALNFGHGLSWLSYNNTKPESSHSYEPLMEAEPNPSMEEEPHPSMEEEPNLECQRFYDLLQAADVKLYPGSSISQLAVVSRMLNIKMENTLSQRGYNQMIQLLKEALPEDNIMLNNYYETKKLVRSLGLPVEKIDCCNYGCILYWGEDKDLIPCKFCGHQRYKRLVGSRKRKLIPYKKMYYFPLIPRLRRLYASHATAADMRWHHEHIQEEGVMCHPSEFKAWKHFNETHPFFVAKLGSVRWGLCTDGFQPLVIQGGNTLHGQ; encoded by the coding sequence ATGGACAATCTAGAGCATGATTGGATGTACAAAAGATTGGATAACCGAGGGGGTATTATTTCAAGATTCATAACTGGTGTGAACAAGTTTCTCCAATTTGCTTGTTCTCGGCGTAATCACATCAGTGGTGACAATGTTAGATGTCCATGTAAAAAATATCACAACATTAAATACATGGATGTTGAAACTGTTAAATTTCACCTTTATCAGTATGGATTTGTTGAGAACTATTTTCTTTGGAAGTATCAAGGAGAAAAAAATGTGACCGGTGAGATGTCTTCTAGTGGTGATTTCCATGGTGTCGCCCAACCTGGATCGGGATATGAGAATCCATATCGACAAATGGTCTTGGATGCAACTGCACTCAATTTTGGCCATGGTTTGAGCTGGCTATCTTATAATAATACGAAACCCGAGTCGTCTCATTCTTATGAACCTTTAATGGAGGCGGAGCCTAATCCTTCAATGGAGGAGGAGCCTCATCCTTCAATGGAGGAGGAGCCAAATCTTGAGTGTCAAAGGTTTTATGATTTGCTACAGGCCGCGGATGTAAAATTATACCCTGGTTCTTCCATCTCTCAACTTGCAGTAGTTTCTAGGATGCTAAATATTAAAATGGAGAATACTTTATCACAAAGAGGTTATAACCAAATGATTCAATTGTTGAAAGAGGCTTTACCAGAAGATAACATAATGCTTAATAACTATTACGAGACCAAGAAGCTAGTGCGTAGCTTGGGTTTGCCAGTTGAAAAGATTGATTGTTGTAATTATGGATGTATATTGTATTGGGGTGAAGATAAGGACCTCATACCTTGCAAGTTTTGTGGCCACCAGAGGTATAAACGTCTTGTCGGTTCTCGTAAGAGGAAATTAATCCCTTACAAAAAAATGTATTATTTCCCTTTGATACCTAGATTGCGGAGATTATATGCATCTCATGCTACAGCCGCTGATATGAGATGGCATCATGAGCACATACAAGAGGAGGGCGTAATGTGTCATCCATCAGAATTTAAGGCTTGGAAGCACTTCAACGAAACTCATCCCTTTTTTGttgctaaactaggaagtgtgagGTGGGGATTATGTACTGATGGTTTTCAGCCCTTGGTCATTCAGGGAGGAAATACTCTTCATGGCCAGTGA